In Nissabacter sp. SGAir0207, the genomic stretch ACCGGCTGGATGAGGTGCTGGAGATCTCCGACCGCGTGACGGTGATCCGCGACGGCAAAAAGGTCGGCACCTTCCCGGCCAGCGAGGTGAGCAGCGCCCGCCTGACGGAGCTGATGACCGGCCTGACCCTCGACTACCGCCTGAAGGCGGCCAACCGCCACAACCCGCGCGTGATGCTGGAGGTGGACAACCTCAGCCGCCCCGGCCAGTACCATGACGTCAGCTTCAAACTCCATCAGGGCGAGGTGCTGGGGCTGTGCGGCCTGCTCGGCTCCGGCCGCACCGAGCTGGCGCTCAGCCTGTTCGGCATGACCCGGCCGGAGAGCGGCAAGATCTACCTCGACAGCAAGCCGGTGCGCTTCCGCAGCCATGAGGACGCCATCAAGGCTGGCATCGGCTACGTCTCGGAGGATCGCCTGACGCTCGGGCTGGTGTTGCAGCAGTCGGTGGCCGACAACACGGTGCTGGCGATCCTCGACCAGCTGCGCGGCCGCTTCCACCTGATTGATGAGTACCGCAAGAACAAGCTGATCATGCAGTGGATCGAGCGGCTCGGCGTCAAGGTGAATGACCCGGAGCAGGCGATCTCGACGCTCTCCGGCGGCAACCAGCAGAAGATCGTGCTGGCGAAATGGGTGCTGACCCAACCCAAGATTTTGATCCTCGACTCGCCCACCGTCGGCGTGGATGTCGGTGCCAAGGCCAGCATCTATCAGCTGATCCACCAGCTGGCCGACGAGGGGATCTCGGTGCTGCTGATCTCCGACGAGGTGCCGGAGGTCTACTTCAACTGCGACCGGGTGCTGCACTTCAGCGAAGGCAGCGTCATCGGCGAATACCTGCCACACGGCATCAGCCAGCAACAACTCGCGGAGGCGGTCAATGCTTGACATCAACTCACACCTGCCGAAGAGCGTCCCGGCCCGCCGCGTCGGGCCACACGGCCTGCGCCGCCTGCTGCCGCGCCACAACGAGGGCTACCTCGCGTGGGTGGTGCTGGTGGTGATGGTCACCTTCTCGCTGCTCAGTGACCAGTTCCTCACCGTGCAGAACCTGCTCGACCTGACCGAGAGCTATGCGGTCAGCGGCATCTTTGCCCTCGGGCTGTTCGTGGTGCTGGTGACCGGCGGCATCGACATCTCCTTCGCCGCCGTCGCCTCGGTGGTGCAGTACCTGATCGCCTCGCTGTTCCTGCATCTGGGGCTGACCAGCCCGGTGCTTAGCATCGCGCTCGGCATCGGCGCGGGGATGCTGCTCGGCATGTTCAACGCCCTGCTGATCTACGGCCTGCGCATCGTCTCGATCATCGTCACCATCAGTATGCAGGCGCTGCTGTTCGGCATGCTGATGTGGCTGACCAACGGCCGCAGCCTGTATGACCTGCCGGAGTGGTGGACGCTGCCGCGCAGCGTGCTGCCGTTCAGCCTCGGCGACCAAAGCTACCAGATCGGCCTGCCGCTGGTGGTGATGCTGGCGGTGGCGCTGCTCACCTGGCTGCTGCTCAACCGCACCCACCTGGGCCGCCAGCTATTCGCGATGGGCGGCGATCAGGAGTCAGCGCGCCGCATCGGCATCCGCGTCGGGCTGCTGCACCTGTTCGCCTATGGCTACCTCGGCGCGATGGCGGCGGTCGGCGGGCTGGTGCAGGTCTACCGCGTCGGCGAGGTGGTGCCTAACGCACTGGTCGGCGGCGAGCTGGACGTGCTGGCGGCGGCGGTGCTGGGCGGGGCCAGCCTCAACGGCGGCAAGGGGAGCGTGGTGGGCACCCTGATGGGGGTGTTCCTGATCGGCATGTTGAAGAACGGCCTGAACCTGATCGGCGTCTCCAACTACTTCATGAATGTGGTGATTGGCGTGGTGATTGTCGCCGCCATCACCGTCACCCACTACAAAAAACGCAAAGAGACGGACGTCGGCTTCGTCTGATGGCCAGCGCGGGAGAGCTTATGTTTACGCGGATCAAAAAAGTGGATAGCACCACCCAGGGGCTGCTGCTGTTGCTGGTACTGGTGGTGGTGGGCTTCAGCGTGGCGCTGCCGGGGCGCTTCTTCAACGGCGGCACCTTTATGAGCATCGCCTTCCAGCTGCCGGAGCTGGGGCTGCTGACGCTGGCAATGTTTATCCCGATCCTTAGCGGCGGCCTGAACCTGGCGATCATCGCCACCGCCAACCTCACCAGCCTGCTGATGGCCTGGGTGTTCCTCACCTGGATGCCACCGGAGGCCGCGCTGGCGCTGCAGGCGCTGTGGCTGGCGGTGGCTCTGGTGGGCGCGATGCTGCTGGCGATGGTGATTGGCCTGTTCACCGGCGCGCTGGTGGCCTACGTCGGCGCGCACCCGATTCTGGTGACGCTGGCGACCATGACCATCGTCAACGGCCTCGGCATCTACCTGACGCGCGGTGCGGCCCTGAGCGGGATGCCGGAGATTGTGCGCTACATCGGCGCGGAGACGCTGCTCGGCGTGCCGGTGCCGCTGATCCTGTTTCTGGTGACGGCGCTGCTGCTGGCGCTGTTTTTGGAGAAGACCCGCCTCGGCAAGACCATCTACATGAGCGGCAGCAACATCAACGCCACCCACTTCAGCGGCGTGAACACCCACCGCGTGCTGATGGCGATCTACA encodes the following:
- a CDS encoding sugar ABC transporter ATP-binding protein, which codes for MAISETLPTATPAAPTVGQPLIDVQHLSMTFGGHRALDEISLTLMQGEVHCLAGTNGCGKSTLIKVISGVYQPDAGCRITLNGETFRRLTPDQARAFGIQVIYQDLSLFPNLTVAENIAFEHNLHGLLGWFRPGKLRATAQRILDELNFTLDLDSKVSELPIAQRQQVAICRALVADARLVIMDEPTASLTRTEVNQLLRTVHYLKGRGISVVFVSHRLDEVLEISDRVTVIRDGKKVGTFPASEVSSARLTELMTGLTLDYRLKAANRHNPRVMLEVDNLSRPGQYHDVSFKLHQGEVLGLCGLLGSGRTELALSLFGMTRPESGKIYLDSKPVRFRSHEDAIKAGIGYVSEDRLTLGLVLQQSVADNTVLAILDQLRGRFHLIDEYRKNKLIMQWIERLGVKVNDPEQAISTLSGGNQQKIVLAKWVLTQPKILILDSPTVGVDVGAKASIYQLIHQLADEGISVLLISDEVPEVYFNCDRVLHFSEGSVIGEYLPHGISQQQLAEAVNA
- a CDS encoding ABC transporter permease — protein: MVTFSLLSDQFLTVQNLLDLTESYAVSGIFALGLFVVLVTGGIDISFAAVASVVQYLIASLFLHLGLTSPVLSIALGIGAGMLLGMFNALLIYGLRIVSIIVTISMQALLFGMLMWLTNGRSLYDLPEWWTLPRSVLPFSLGDQSYQIGLPLVVMLAVALLTWLLLNRTHLGRQLFAMGGDQESARRIGIRVGLLHLFAYGYLGAMAAVGGLVQVYRVGEVVPNALVGGELDVLAAAVLGGASLNGGKGSVVGTLMGVFLIGMLKNGLNLIGVSNYFMNVVIGVVIVAAITVTHYKKRKETDVGFV
- a CDS encoding ABC transporter permease yields the protein MFTRIKKVDSTTQGLLLLLVLVVVGFSVALPGRFFNGGTFMSIAFQLPELGLLTLAMFIPILSGGLNLAIIATANLTSLLMAWVFLTWMPPEAALALQALWLAVALVGAMLLAMVIGLFTGALVAYVGAHPILVTLATMTIVNGLGIYLTRGAALSGMPEIVRYIGAETLLGVPVPLILFLVTALLLALFLEKTRLGKTIYMSGSNINATHFSGVNTHRVLMAIYMISSLLCVIAGLVMMARFNSARMGYGDSYLLLTVLAIILGGTDPFGGFGRVSGVVLALVVLQVIATGLNLLNVSPHFSLAMWGAVLILVLAGKFFRQRYQQRRAARLSALRARQARP